The Mucilaginibacter rubeus genomic interval TTCACCCAGGAAAAAAACCTGAGCATGCTATCGGAAAAGATTACCTCAAAAGGAAAATTCTGGTACCGGAAACCCAATATGCTGCGGATGGAATATACCCAGCCATTCAGTTACCTCATGATCCTGAATAAGGATAATGTATACATTAAAGACGGTCAAAAGGAAAACAAGGTATCCACCCGTTCAAATAAAGTTTTTAAACAGATCAATAAAATTGTGGTCGATTGCATCCAGGGCACAGCCCTTAACAGCGGCGATTTCAAATCGGCGGTTTATGAAAACAAGGGCACGTACCTGGTTTCGCTTTCGCCGGTTAACAAACAACTGAGCGATTTTTTCAAAACCATTGAAATCACCGTAGATAAAAAAGATTATTCGGTAAACGCCATCGAAATGCTGGAAAGCTCGGGCGATAGCACCATCCTGCATTTCACTAATAAAGAGATCAATGCCAATATTCCGGATGCGCTTTTTGCTATTAAGTAGTTGCTTGCTCGTGCTGGCCGGCTGCTCATCGGTTTACAAAAACCTGAAACCGGCAGAGGGCAACATACGTGAGATCAAAAAATTCGCGCCCGATTTCACCAACGTACTTTATAAAACCGAGGTAGATGTTGTAGGCGGTCACCATTTGAGCGGACTTCTGCTTATTAAAACCCTGCCCGATAAAAGCGTACGCATGGTATTCAGTAATGAGATGGGCTTCAAATTCTTCGATTTTGAGTTTAAACCCGCCGGCGGCTTTAAGGTATACTACATCATTAAGCAGATGGATAAACGTCCGGTGATCATCACCCTGCAAAAAGATTTTGAACTGATAATGATGCGTAAACAAAACCCGGAAATAGGTTATATGCGTAAGGATGATAGTTTATTATACTATGTTTTCCCGCAAGAAAAAGGCGCTAATTATTACATTACCAACCAAGCAGGAACAGAACTCATCCGTATGGAGCGCTCATCCGACAGGCAACCTGTAGTGCAGGCCATTATGCATGATTTTCATGATGGCATTCCCGATACCATAGGCATCAGCCATAAAAACTTTAAATTTAATATTGGCCTCAAACGCCTTAAACGATAATGCTCAAAGATACCTTTTTTACTTTCAGCACTCCTGAATTTGATGGCGGTTTGATTAAAACCACCATTACCCTTAACCCGGCGCATGATATTTTCAAAGGGCATTTTCCGGGCAACCCTGTTGTGCCGGGCGTATGCATGATGCAGATGATTAAAGAGATATTGGAGAGCTCTTCGAATAAAAAGCTAAAGCTTATTAAGGCCGA includes:
- a CDS encoding LolA family protein encodes the protein MILVAVICLTFNAQAQHAGYTQLSDLTKFKQQFAEVAAKTNSIKSDFTQEKNLSMLSEKITSKGKFWYRKPNMLRMEYTQPFSYLMILNKDNVYIKDGQKENKVSTRSNKVFKQINKIVVDCIQGTALNSGDFKSAVYENKGTYLVSLSPVNKQLSDFFKTIEITVDKKDYSVNAIEMLESSGDSTILHFTNKEINANIPDALFAIK
- a CDS encoding 3-hydroxyacyl-ACP dehydratase, yielding MLKDTFFTFSTPEFDGGLIKTTITLNPAHDIFKGHFPGNPVVPGVCMMQMIKEILESSSNKKLKLIKADNIKFLSFIDPNQHEQVGLEIKISLLDEQLKADAQLVNEGVVFLKFKGIFQ